The DNA sequence CACCGGAGGAGAAGTAGAAGCCGATGCCCTCGACGGCGCCCTGCTGGAAGATCTGGTCGAAGGCGGCGGCCACGTCCGGTGTCTCGTTGGCCTCCACGTCGCCCCAGGAGTTGGAGACGATGTCGGCCAGCCGGTTGTCGACGACCTTGGCGAGCGCGTCGATCAGGTCGTTGTCGGTGCAGGACGCCCCGCCGACGTAGACGATGTCCGCCGCGGGCGCGACCGCGTGCACGGCCTCGACGTCGAGGGTCTCCTCGCCGTACCAGCCGCCCGCGTCGCACTCCTCGGTGTACCGGTAGTCGGCGGGCAGCACCTGCGTCAACTGGCCCTTGCGGTAGGCCGGGTCGCCGTTGCGCCGGGCGTATCGCGCGGCGTCGGCGGCTATGGTCGGCGAGGCGAAGGCGTCGGTGATGGCGACGGTGACGCCCTTACCGGTGTCACCGCGCTTGGCGCCGTAGGCGGCGCGCAGCTGCTTGCCGGTGTACCCCTTGACCGCGTACGGCTGCTTGGCGCCGTAGGCCGAGGGCAGGCTCCGGTCGGTCCGGGAGCCGTAGTAGCTCGAGAACGGTCCGGCGTTCTCGAAGACCGGCCCGGGTGGCGGGAGGGTCTCGTCGTGCTTGGCCTTCTTGGGCGCGTTGTCCAGGCCGACGACGGTCAGCACGGCGCCGTCGAGCGAGGCGGGCACGGTGGCTGCCTTCGACGGCGCCCGGTAGACCTTGCCGCCCTTGGTGTAGTTGTGCAGCTGGGTGCCGAACGCCTGCTCGGCGGCGGCGACGTCACCGGTGACGGACAGATAGTGCTCATTGCCGCCGGTGACGTCGAGCCCGGAGTCCTCCAACCAGGCGGTCACGGCGTCCTTCTGTTGCCGTGTCGGCCCGAAACGTGCCTGTGTCTGCCGGGCCGACAGGTACGCGCCGTAGTCCGGCGAGGAGGGGTCGGACACCGCCTTCGCGTACTCGGCCAGCCCCTTGGCGTCCCGTCCGGCGAGATAGACGCGCGCGGTGACCTTATGGTCGTCGTCGGTCGCGCCGCGGTCCGAACCCGCCGTCGCCCAGGCGGGCTTGGTGCCGCTCAGGGTGTCACGGCCGTGCGGTGCGGAGTCGGCCTGCGCCGCGGGTACGCCCAGTGCCAGCGCACCGGCCGCCAACGGCAGCACCGCCGCCAGCCCCAGGGCCGTGCGCTGTCTGGAACGGGCCGTGCGCTGTCTGGAAGCGAAAGATCTCACCAAACCCCCTGCGATACGAGTGGTCGCATTCCGGCGGGCGCCGGCAGCCACCGCCACGGACGATCACGGCCATTGACGATCACGGCCACTGACGATCACAGCCACCCCACCGGAGGCCACTCTTGCGGTGACTTGTCCATGTCAGTTCCATGCGAGACCCATCTCTTCGCCAAGAACCCGCCAAGGAAAGCCCACCCGAAGCCCACCCAAAGAGCCCAGCCGGAGCCCGCCATGACCCATTGACGCCGCCCCGGTCCGCCCCCTACCTTGCTGTCATCAATAGGAAACTTTCCTAACAGAGCTCTCCACGACATGAGGGACGGGGGCAGCACCATGGCCGCACCACCCGGCAGCAGTACTCAGGGCGGCACGCCCGGGACCCCCCGCGTCCTCCGCGCCATGAACGACCGCGCGGCACTCGAGCTGCTGGCCGCGCACGGGCCGCTCACCCGGACCCGGCTCGGCGAGCTGACCGGACTGTCCAAGCCCACCGCCTCCCAGCTGCTGACCCGCCTGGAGACCGTCGGCCTGGTCCGTACGACCGGAAACGTCACCGGACGGCCGGGGCCCAACGCGCAGCTGTACGAGATCGATCCGGCCGCCGCCCATGTGGCCGCGCTCGCCGTGGACCAGGAGGGCATCACCGCCGCCGTCGCGGACATCACCGGCCAGGTGGTCGGCGAACACCGGGTGACGGCCCCGGCCACCGACGAGAGCGTGACCCACCGGACCGGCGAGCTGGTCGCCGAGGCGGTGGACGGGGCGCTGACCGCCGCCGGGCTCGGCCGGGACGATCTGCACACCACCGTGATCGGCACCCCCGGTGCGCTCGACCCGCGCACCGGGACGCTGCGCTACGCCCCGCATCTGCCCGGCTGGCAGTCCCGCACCCTGCGGGACGAGCTGGCCGAGGTGCTGCACACCCCGATCGTCATCGAGAACGACGTCAACCTCGCCGCCGTCGCCGAACAACACCACGGCACCGCCCAGGACTTCGACGACTTCGCCCTGGTCTGGGCCGACGAGGGGGTCGGCGCGGCCATCGTGCTCGGCGGCACCCTGCTGCGCGGCGCCACCGGCGGGGCCGGGGAGATCGGCTATATGCCGTTGCCGGGCGCGCCGCTGGCACGGGGCGGACCGGACGCCGCCGCCCGGCCGGACGGGGGCGGCGGGTTCCAGAAGCTGGTCGGCTCCCCCGCCGTCGTCGAACTGGCCCGCGCCCATGGGATCGACGCCCCCACGGCCACCAAGGCGCTCGCCGCCGCGCGGCGCACCCCCGGCGCGGGCGACGAGGTGCTGACCGAGCTGGCCCGCCGGCTGGCCGCCGGACTGGCCTCCGTCGTCGCCGTGGTCGATCCGGAGCTGGTCGTCCTTTCGGGTGAGGTCGCCCAGGCCGGCGGGGAGCGGCTGCGCGAACTGGTCGAGGCCGAGATGACCGGTCTCGCACTGCCGCGCCCGCAGTTGCGGATCAGTGAGATCGAGGGGAATCCGATTCTCACCGGGGCGCTGCGGACGGCGGTCGCCGATGCCCGTCGGACCGTTTTCGACACCGCCCGATTCGACGCCTGATACGACGCCTGATCCGGCGGCCGACCAGGTAGAAAGTTCGGCATGTGATTCGCTGACCGATTCGCCGCGCGGTCGCGTACCGCAGTAAAGGAAGTCCGCCATGCCACGAAAACTGGCCGCTTTCGCCTCGGTGCTGAGCGCCGGCGCCCTCCTCCTGACGGGCTGTGCAAATCCCAGCACCGGCAGCGCCGAGGACGATCCGACCAAACCCGTCACGCTGAAGTTCTGGCACGGCTGGTCGGAGAAGAACGAGGTCAAGGCGATCGACGCGAGTATCGCCCGGTTCGAGAAGCTCCACCCCAACATCAAGGTGAAGGCCACCGGAAACGTCACCGACGCCACCGTGAATCAGGCGCTGCGGGCCGGCGGGGGCAACGCCCCCGATGTCGTCTCCTCCTTCACCACCAACAATGTGGGGCAGTACTGCTCCTCCGGGATGTGGGTGGATCTCGATCCGTTCATGCGGAAGACCGGGCTGGACAAGACCGAGGTCTTTCCGAAAACGCTGCTGGACTACACGAGCTACCAGGGCGACCAGTGCGCCCTCCCGCTGCTCGCCGACGCGTACGGCATGTACTACAACAAGGACGCCTTCGAGGAAGCGGGCATCACCCGGCCGCCCCGCACCATGTCGGAGCTCAAGCGTGACGCCGCCAAGCTGACCAAGCGCACCGGGAACGGCGGCTATCAGCGGGTCGGCTTCATGCCCAATTTCCGGCTCTACCAGAACAGCCCGGACCGCTTCTTCGCCCAGTGGGGTCCGGACTACTTCGACGAGGACGGCAAGGCGCGGCTGGCGAAGGAGAAGGCGACCGAGGAGTTCTACGCCACCACCCGGGAACTGATCCGGCGCCAGGGCGGCTACGGCCCGCTGGAGACGTTCCGCACCTCCTTCGGTGATGAGATGTCGTCCCAGAACGCCTTTCTCACCGGAAAGCTCGCCATGCATCTGGACGGGGAATGGCGCGGCCTCTTCATGAAGGGTGCCGATTTCCGGTGGGGCACCGCACCGCTGCCCGTGCCCGACGACCAGCCCGAGACCTACGGCCGGGGCTATCTCACCGGTACGGTGATCGGCATCGCGCACAGCAGTACCCACCAGAACGCCGCCTGGGAACTGGTGAAGTTCCTGACCGCCGACACCGATCAGGTGGTCGCCTTCGCCAACGCCATTCACAATGTGCCGTCCACCAAAGCGGCGCTCACCTCCCCGAAGCTGGACGCGGATCCCACCTTCCGGGCCTTCCTCGATATCGCGCAGAACCCCCACAGCACCGCCATGCCGCCCTCCATCAACGGCGGTCAGTACGTGTCCTCGCTCCAGGACTTCTCCTACGACGTCGAGGCGGGCAAGGTGCACGACCTGGACGCGGGGCTACGCACACTGGATGCCGAGATCGACGCCGACAATCTCCAGGCACAGAACTGACGGAGTGCGATATGGCCACCCTGACGAACTCCACCGCCCTGCGTCGCAAGGCACGGCGTGAGCGGCTGCGCACCCTCGGCTTTCTCTCCCCCTGGCTGGTCGGCTTCAGCGTCTTCTTCGGCTATCCGCTGATCGCCACCGTCTACTTCTCCTTCATGCACTACAACCAGATCGAGGCCCCGACCTTCGTGGGGCTGCGCAACTGGCGGTATGTGCTGGAGCAGATGCCGCTGTTCGGACCGGCGCTGTGGAACACCCTCTGGCTGGTCGTGGTGATGGTCGCGCTGCGGGTCGTCTTCGGCCTGGGCATCGGGCTGCTGGTCACCAGGATCAAATCCGGGGTGGGGTTCTTCCGTACCGCCTTCTATCTGCCGTATCTCGCCCCTCCGGTGGCGGCCACCGTCGCTTTCGTCTTTCTGCTCAACCCCGGCACCGGTCCGGTGAACGACATCCTCGGGAAAGTCGGGATCGACGCGCCGAACTGGTTCAACGACCCGGCTTGGGCCAAGCCCTCCCTCGTACTGCTCTCCCTGTGGGGCATCGGCGATCTCATGGTCATCTTCATGGCCGCCCTGCTGGACGTGCCCAGGGACCAGTACGAGGCGGCCGAACTCGACGGCGCCGGGGCGTTCCACAAGTTCCGCTATGTGACCTGGCCGTCGATCACGCCGATCGTGATGTTCGCCGTCGTGACGGGTGTCGTGCAGACCATGCAGTACTACACCCAGGCACTGGTCGCCGGAAAGCTCGCCTCGGGGGTCAGCATCGGACCCGGAACGGTCATTCAGCCCGGCTATCCCGACCATTCCACGCTCACCGTGCCGCAGCTCGTCTATTCGCTCGGATTTCAGAACTTCAACACCGGAGCCGCCTGTGTGCTCTCACTTGTGCTGTTCGCGATCGCGATGGCCGTGACGACGCTGCTGATGCGCAGACGAGCCGGACTGCTGTCGGCCGAGGACTGAGCCGAGGACTGAGAGGACCGATCCGCCATGACCGCCACCACCGCCCTCTCGGCGCCCTCCGCGCCCGTGCGCCCCGCCGCGGGACGCTCCCCCGCCCCCGCCGCCCGCCGTCGTGCCGTGCTGCGCTGGATCGCCGTGCACGCGGTCGCCGTCGCCGCCGCGCTCTTCTTCGTCCTGCCCTTCGTCTTCGTCTTCCTGACCTCGGTGATGAGCGACGACCAGGCGATGAGCGGCACTCTGTGGCCTACCGAATGGCACTGGTCGAATTACGCCGAGGTCTTCACCACTCCGGGCTTTCTGGACTGGTGGCGCAATTCGCTGATGTACGCCGGACTCGGCACCCTCTGCACGGTCTGCTCCTCCGTTCCGGTGGCCTACGCCCTCGCCAAATTCCGCTTCCGCGGCCGCCGCACCGCCATGATGCTGGTCATCTCCACGATGATGCTGCCGCCGCAGGTCATCGTGATTCCGATGTATCTGGTCTGGGCCCAGCAGCTGCATCTGTCGGGTTCGCTGTGGCCGCTGATCATCCCGATGGCGTTCGGCGACGCGTACTCCATCTTTCTGCTGCGCCAGTTCCTGCTGACGATTCCCCGGGAGTACCTGGAATCGGCGAAGGTCGACGGCTGCGGTGAGATCGGCACGCTGCTGCGCATCGTCGTCCCGATGGCGAAGCCGGGAATCGCGGCCGTCGCGCTCTTCCAGTTCTTCTACTGCTGGAACGACTATTTCGGCCCGCAGATCTACGCCGCGCAGAATCCGGGGGCCTGGACGCTCAGTTACGGCCTGGAGAGCTTCAAGAGCGCGCACAGCGTCAACTGGAATCTGACGATGGCCGCGACCCTGCTCGTCATGGCCCCCGTGATCATCGTCTTCTTCTTCGCTCAGAAAGCCTTCGTCGAAGGCGTCACACTGACAGGAGTCAAGGGTTGAAGCTCGCAGTCGTGGGGGGCGGATCCACCTACACCCCCGAACTCATCGACGGATTCGCCCGGTTGCGGGACGCGCTCCCCCTGGAGGAACTCGTCCTCATCGACCCGGCCGCGGACCGGCTGGAGCTGGTCGGCGGGCTGGCACGCCGGATCTTCGCCAAGCAGGGCCATCCGGGCACCATCTCCTGGACCGACGACCTGGACGCGGCCGTGGACGGCGCGGACGCGGTGCTGCTCCAGCTGCGCGTCGGCGGTCAGGCCGCGCGGAATCAGGACGAGACCTGGCCGCTGGAGTGCGGCTGCGTCGGCCAGGAGACCACCGGCGCGGGCGGGCTGGCCAAGGCGCTGCGCACCGTTCCGGTGGTGCTGGACATCGCCGAGCGGGTGCGCCGCCGCAACCCCGACGCCTGGATCGTGGACTTCACCAACCCGGTCGGCATCGTGACCCGGGCGCTGCTCACGGCCGGACACCGGGCGGTCGGCCTGTGCAATGTCGCCATCGGCTTCCAGCGGAAGTTCGCCGCGCTGCTGGGCGTGGCCCCCGGCGAGGTGACGCTGGAACACGTCGGCCTCAACCATCTCACCTGGGAGCGATCGGTGCGCATCGGCGGCGCCGACGGCGAGGATGTGCTGCCCAAGCTGCTCGCGGAGCACGGTGAGGCGATCGCCGAGGATCTGCGGATGCCGCGCACGCTGGTGGACCGCCTCGGTGTCGTCCCCTCCTACTACCTGCGCTACTACTACCGGCACGACGCGGTGGTGCGGGAGCAGCGCACCAAGCCGTCACGGGCGGCGGAGGTCGCGGCGATCGAGCGGGAGCTGCTGGAGATGTACGGCGATCCGGCGCTGGACGAGAAGCCGGAGCTGCTCAGCAGGCGCGGCGGGGCGTTCTACTCGGAGGCGGCGGTCGATCTCACCTCGTCCCTGCTGCGCGACACCGGGGAGGTGCGGATCGTCAATACGTTCAACCGCGGCACCCTGCCCTTCCTGCCCGACGACGCGGTGATCGAGGTCCCGGCGAGCGTCGACGCTCAGGGCGCGAAGCCACTGCCCGTGCGCTCTCTTGAACCCCTGTTCGCCGGTCTGGTCGCGAATGTCACCGCGTACGAACACCTGGCGCTGGAGGCCGCGCTGAAGGGCGGCCGGGAGCGGGTCTTCCAGGCGCTGCTGTCGCACCCGCTCATCGGCCAGTTCGATGAGGCCGAGAAGCTGACCGACCACCTCATCGCGCACAACCGGGAGCATCTGGCGTGGGCCTGACCCAGTCCGTACCGACCCCTTCTTCTTCCTCCCCTCCCGGGCCCGACCGGTCGGTCCTGGCGATCGACGCGGGCAACAGCAAGACCGATGTCGCGCTCGTCGGCCCGGACGGCTCCGTCCTCGGCGCGGCTCGCGGCGGCGGCTTCCGGCCGCCAGTCGTGGGCGCCGAGCGCGCCGTCGGGTCGCTCGCGCCCCTGGTGGCGGAGGTGGCGCGGCAGGCGGGCCGGGCCGGGCCGCGGCGTGTGGGGCATGTCTCGGCGTGTCTGGCCAACGCCGACCTGCCCAGCGAGGAAGAGGAGTTGACGGGGGTGCTGGCCGGCCGCGGCTGGGGCGCCACCGTCACGGTCGCCAACGACACCTTCGCCCTGCTGCGGGCCGGCGTCGCGGACGACGGCGAGCCGACCGGCGTCTCCGTGGTCTGCGGTGCGGGCATCAACTGCGCCGGGATCGGCCACGGCGGCCGTGTCGCCCGCTTCCCGGCCATCGGCCGGATCTCCGGCGACTGGGGCGGCGGGGGCTATCTGTCGGAGGAGGCGCTGTGGTGGGCGGCGCGTGCCGAGGACGGCCGCGGCGAGCCGACCGAACTGGCCCGCGCCCTGCCCGCGCACTTCGGCCTGACCACCATGTACGAGCTGATCGAGGCGCTGCACCTGGGCCGTCTGGAGGCGGCCCGGCGGTATGAGCTGACGCCGGTGCTCTTCGCGGTGGCCGACTCCGGTGACGGGATCGCGCGCGCGATCGTCGAGCGCCAGGCGGAAGAGGTGGTGACCATGGCCGCGGTCGCCCTCGCCCGTCTCGATCTGCTGGGCGAGGAGACACCGGTGGTGCTGGGCGGCGGGGTGATCGCGGCCCGCCATCCGCTGCTGGACGGCCGGATCCGCGAACTGCTGGCGGAGCGCGCCCCGAAGGCCGAGCCGCGGGTGGTCACCGCGCCGCCGGTGCTCGGCGCCGCGCTGCTGGGACTGGACCGCACGGGCGCGCCCGAACCGGCGTACGCCCGGCTGCGCGCGCACTACGCCCCGAGTGACGACGCGGAAAGTGGAACCGAACGTCCTTCCGAAGCGTAATGAGAGGGGGAGGGTAGATCGCGATCCGAACAAGATCCAGGCTCGTCCGGTGACCTCTCCTGGCGCCGCGGTCCATACTGCTGCGACACCGACTGCGACACCACACCATGGGATCCGGGCCAAAGGGGAGAGGTCTTGTGTCATACCCGCCGACCACCGGCAGAGCCGTAGCGCCGCCCGCGCCCGCGGCCCCGCCGCGCACCGTGTGGCGTGAGGGGCTCGACCGGGCGCGGGCGGCGGCGACGACCGAGCCCGGTCGGCTGCGTGTCATCGGGGCGGTGCTGGCCGCGCTGATGGTCGCGTTCGGCGCGGTCACCGCCTGGCAGGTCTCCGACCGGCAGACCGCGGCGGACGCCGTGGCCGAGCGCAGCCAGCCGCTGAGCGCCGACGCGGCGCAGATCTACCGCTCCCTGGCCGACGCCGACACCACGGCGGCCAGCGGCTTCCTGGTGAGCGGCCAGGAGCCCGGCCAGGTCCGGCAGCGGTACGAGCGGGACATCGACACCGCCTCCAAGCTGCTGGTGCGGGCCGCGGCCAATACGGAGGGCTCGTCCTCCGCCCGCGAGGAGATACGGAAGATCAATCAGCTGCTGCCGGTCTACACCGGCCTGGTCGAGTCCGCGCGCGCCAACAACCGCCAGGGGCTGCCGCTGGGCGGCGCGTATCTGCGCTATGCCAACGACACCATGCGCGGCGAGCTGTTGCCCGCCGCGAGCAGGCTCTACAAGGCGGAGACCGCCCGGCTCGGGAAGGACTACGAGGACGCCGAGGCATGGCCATGGGTGGCGATCGCCACCGGTGTCGTCGCGCTGGGCGCGCTGGGATGGGCCCAGCGCCGTCACTACGAGCGCACGAACCGGGTGCTCAACCACGGGCTGCTCGCCGCCACGGCCGCCGCCACGGTGGTGATGCTGTGGCTGGTGGTCGGCCACGCGGTCGCCCGCGCCCAGCTCACCGAGTCCAATGACCACGGCGCGAAGTCCCTCCAGGTGCTCAACGAGGCGCGGATCGACTCCCTGCGGGCCCGCGCCGATGAGAATCTGACCCTGGTGGCGCGCGGCGCGGTCGTCGTCGACGAGGACGGCACCGACAAGGGCAAGGACGCCTACGAGGTCAGCTACGGCTCGCGGATGTCCGCGCTCGTGGGAAAGGCGTCCAGCGGGCGCCCCTCGGACGGCAGCCTGCTGGACGAGGCGCGCGCCCTCGCGGACGACGACGCGGGCCGCGAGCCGGTGGAGAAGGCCGCGGACCGGATCCGGGAGTGGCAGGAGCGGCACAAGGCCGCCCGCGCCGCCGACGACGGGGGCGACTACAAAACGGCGCTGACCAAGGTCATCGGCGCCAAGGGCACCACCGGCGAGTCCTTCGACGCGGTGGACACGGAGTTGGCCAAGGCCCTCGACCACGAGCAGCGGGAGTTCCAGCAGGCCGCCGACGCCGGGCGGGGGGCGTTCACCGCCATGGCGCTCGGCGCCGGGGTGCTGACCGTGCTGGGGGCGGCGGGTGCGGTGGTGGGCATAGGCCGCAGACTGTCGGAGTACCGATGAGGACGATGGGGGGCCACAGCATGCGATCGGTGCGATCGGCCGCCGCGGTGACGGTATGCGCCCTGGGCGTGGCCACGGCCATCGCGGTGCCGGCGGTGATGGACGGCGACGGGAGCGGCGGCGACGGCAGGGACGGTGCGCGAAGCCCGCATACGATGCGGGCCGGCGCCGAGGCTGCGGCGGACAGCTGCCGCGATCCCGAGGCGAGCCTGCGCCCGTCGAGCGCGAGCGGCCCGGCCATCAAGCGGATCAAGAACCGTGAGGTCAACGGCCACAAGTTGAACAAGCTGATCGCGGGCGTCGACCAGAACAGCTACCGCTGGGGATACCGCGATCCGGCCACCGGCGATCTCACCGGCTTCGACATCGATCTCGTGCGCGCCATCGCCGAGGACATCTTCGGCGATCCGGACGCGGTCATCTTCCGCACCATCCCCACCAGTCAGCGCATCAAGGCCCTGCAGCAGGGCAAGGTGGACGTCGTGGTGCGCACCATGACCATCAACTGCGACCGGATCAAGGACGTCGCGTTCTCCACCGCGTACTTCCAGGCCGGGCAGCAGGTGCTGGTCGCCGACGACTCGCCCATCACCGGCTACAACAAGACCCTGCGCGGCAAGAAGGTCTGCACCGCGCAGGGTTCCACCGCCGAGGCCGAACTGGACAAGCCGGACACCGGTGCCGAGCATCTGGGCGCGATCAAGGTGAAGCCCGTGCCCAACCAGCTGGACTGCCTGGTCAGGCTTCAGCTCGGCCAGGTGGACGCGGTGATCACCGACAATGCGCTGGCGGCCGGCCAGGCCGCCCAGGACCCCTCCGTCAAGCTGGTCGGCTCGCGATTCACCGATGAGTTCTACGGCGTGGCGATGAACAAGAACGACGACGACCTGGTACGCCGGGTCAACAAGGTTCTGGAGAACTACCGCCAGGGCGGTGCCTGGATGCGGGCCTACCAGAAATGGCTCGCGAAGGACTTCAGCACGGCACAGGGGAATCCGGCACCACCCGCCCCCCAATACAAGGACTAGGGCGGACAAGGACCGGAGCGGATGAGAACCGGCACGGACGGAAACGGACACATCACGTAGGGCAAGGAACGGACCGGCAAGGATTAGCGCCCGCCTCACACGCGTAGGGATGACGCTGAGACAGATCACATAACGGTTACGGACATGGAGAGGTGATCGATGGGGGTCCCGGGACCCTTCCCCAGCTTCGCGGGGACACCCAACGGCCCGGTCATGGGCCGCGAGGAGGTCGACCGCGCGCTGGCGAAGCTCGCCGCCGAACACGAGGCGATCGACTCCTCACTGCTCGCCCTCCAGGACCACGCGGGCAGAAGGCTCCTCGAGGGCGCCGAGCTCACGGGCGTCACCAAGGACCGGTGGTCCACCACCGAACAGGCCATCTCCCTCCTGTGGAGCTACTTCGACGCGTACTCCGAGGCCCTCACCCGCGCCCGTGAGGTGCGCTCCCGTCACCGTTGGCCGACGCAGGACGAGTTGGCCGAGCTCACCGAGCTGCTCCGCGGCACCGCGATCACCCTGCCCAGCAGCGCCTCCTTGGGCGGTTCTCCCCTGCTCAGCGAGGAGTTGAGCCTGGACCGGCTGGTCGACCGGATGAACCGCTGGTACGCCGAGGCCCTCGACGTCATCGTCAGCGCCGACGCCGTGTGGTCCACGCTGCCCGCCCGGATCGACATGCTCTCCGCCGAGCTGCACCGCACCCGTTCGCTGGCCCACTCCGTCGGGGTGCGCCCCGGTGAGCACCCCGCGGGGGACGATCTGGAGCAGATCACCGCCGAGCTGACCGCGTTGCGCGCCGACGTGGTCTCCGACCCGCTGGCCTTCTGGAAACCGGCCAGCGGCAGCTCCGCGCCCGGCGGCGGAAGCCCCGACACCGAGCGCTATGACCGCGCCGCCCGCGCCCTGGAGGATGTCCGGCGCGAGATCGAGGCGGTGCTGGATGTGCGGCAGGACGCCGAGCGGCGGCTGATGCGGCTGCGCGATGTGCTCTCCCGCGCCGATCGCACCCTGGCGGAGGCGCGCCAG is a window from the Streptomyces luomodiensis genome containing:
- a CDS encoding S53 family peptidase gives rise to the protein MAAVLPLAAGALALGVPAAQADSAPHGRDTLSGTKPAWATAGSDRGATDDDHKVTARVYLAGRDAKGLAEYAKAVSDPSSPDYGAYLSARQTQARFGPTRQQKDAVTAWLEDSGLDVTGGNEHYLSVTGDVAAAEQAFGTQLHNYTKGGKVYRAPSKAATVPASLDGAVLTVVGLDNAPKKAKHDETLPPPGPVFENAGPFSSYYGSRTDRSLPSAYGAKQPYAVKGYTGKQLRAAYGAKRGDTGKGVTVAITDAFASPTIAADAARYARRNGDPAYRKGQLTQVLPADYRYTEECDAGGWYGEETLDVEAVHAVAPAADIVYVGGASCTDNDLIDALAKVVDNRLADIVSNSWGDVEANETPDVAAAFDQIFQQGAVEGIGFYFSSGDNGDNVAATGIKQVDTPANSAWVTAVGGTSLAVGKGDTYQWETGWGTTKATLTADGTSWDALPGAYTSGAGGGTSKTVAQPFYQRGVVPDSLALAGGGSTKQRVTPDIAAVADPNTGFLVGQTQTFPDGSLQYGEYRIGGTSLAAPVIAGVQALAQQARGGQPIGFANPALYDRYGTASYHDVTDHPLGAGVSLGVVRVDYVNGQDDSEGLVTSLRSLGRDSSLHAVVGYDDVTGVGTPAAGYLASFGGHHRR
- a CDS encoding ROK family transcriptional regulator; the encoded protein is MAAPPGSSTQGGTPGTPRVLRAMNDRAALELLAAHGPLTRTRLGELTGLSKPTASQLLTRLETVGLVRTTGNVTGRPGPNAQLYEIDPAAAHVAALAVDQEGITAAVADITGQVVGEHRVTAPATDESVTHRTGELVAEAVDGALTAAGLGRDDLHTTVIGTPGALDPRTGTLRYAPHLPGWQSRTLRDELAEVLHTPIVIENDVNLAAVAEQHHGTAQDFDDFALVWADEGVGAAIVLGGTLLRGATGGAGEIGYMPLPGAPLARGGPDAAARPDGGGGFQKLVGSPAVVELARAHGIDAPTATKALAAARRTPGAGDEVLTELARRLAAGLASVVAVVDPELVVLSGEVAQAGGERLRELVEAEMTGLALPRPQLRISEIEGNPILTGALRTAVADARRTVFDTARFDA
- a CDS encoding ABC transporter substrate-binding protein — encoded protein: MPRKLAAFASVLSAGALLLTGCANPSTGSAEDDPTKPVTLKFWHGWSEKNEVKAIDASIARFEKLHPNIKVKATGNVTDATVNQALRAGGGNAPDVVSSFTTNNVGQYCSSGMWVDLDPFMRKTGLDKTEVFPKTLLDYTSYQGDQCALPLLADAYGMYYNKDAFEEAGITRPPRTMSELKRDAAKLTKRTGNGGYQRVGFMPNFRLYQNSPDRFFAQWGPDYFDEDGKARLAKEKATEEFYATTRELIRRQGGYGPLETFRTSFGDEMSSQNAFLTGKLAMHLDGEWRGLFMKGADFRWGTAPLPVPDDQPETYGRGYLTGTVIGIAHSSTHQNAAWELVKFLTADTDQVVAFANAIHNVPSTKAALTSPKLDADPTFRAFLDIAQNPHSTAMPPSINGGQYVSSLQDFSYDVEAGKVHDLDAGLRTLDAEIDADNLQAQN
- a CDS encoding carbohydrate ABC transporter permease, whose amino-acid sequence is MATLTNSTALRRKARRERLRTLGFLSPWLVGFSVFFGYPLIATVYFSFMHYNQIEAPTFVGLRNWRYVLEQMPLFGPALWNTLWLVVVMVALRVVFGLGIGLLVTRIKSGVGFFRTAFYLPYLAPPVAATVAFVFLLNPGTGPVNDILGKVGIDAPNWFNDPAWAKPSLVLLSLWGIGDLMVIFMAALLDVPRDQYEAAELDGAGAFHKFRYVTWPSITPIVMFAVVTGVVQTMQYYTQALVAGKLASGVSIGPGTVIQPGYPDHSTLTVPQLVYSLGFQNFNTGAACVLSLVLFAIAMAVTTLLMRRRAGLLSAED
- a CDS encoding carbohydrate ABC transporter permease yields the protein MTATTALSAPSAPVRPAAGRSPAPAARRRAVLRWIAVHAVAVAAALFFVLPFVFVFLTSVMSDDQAMSGTLWPTEWHWSNYAEVFTTPGFLDWWRNSLMYAGLGTLCTVCSSVPVAYALAKFRFRGRRTAMMLVISTMMLPPQVIVIPMYLVWAQQLHLSGSLWPLIIPMAFGDAYSIFLLRQFLLTIPREYLESAKVDGCGEIGTLLRIVVPMAKPGIAAVALFQFFYCWNDYFGPQIYAAQNPGAWTLSYGLESFKSAHSVNWNLTMAATLLVMAPVIIVFFFAQKAFVEGVTLTGVKG
- a CDS encoding 6-phospho-beta-glucosidase, with protein sequence MKLAVVGGGSTYTPELIDGFARLRDALPLEELVLIDPAADRLELVGGLARRIFAKQGHPGTISWTDDLDAAVDGADAVLLQLRVGGQAARNQDETWPLECGCVGQETTGAGGLAKALRTVPVVLDIAERVRRRNPDAWIVDFTNPVGIVTRALLTAGHRAVGLCNVAIGFQRKFAALLGVAPGEVTLEHVGLNHLTWERSVRIGGADGEDVLPKLLAEHGEAIAEDLRMPRTLVDRLGVVPSYYLRYYYRHDAVVREQRTKPSRAAEVAAIERELLEMYGDPALDEKPELLSRRGGAFYSEAAVDLTSSLLRDTGEVRIVNTFNRGTLPFLPDDAVIEVPASVDAQGAKPLPVRSLEPLFAGLVANVTAYEHLALEAALKGGRERVFQALLSHPLIGQFDEAEKLTDHLIAHNREHLAWA
- a CDS encoding N-acetylglucosamine kinase, producing the protein MGLTQSVPTPSSSSPPGPDRSVLAIDAGNSKTDVALVGPDGSVLGAARGGGFRPPVVGAERAVGSLAPLVAEVARQAGRAGPRRVGHVSACLANADLPSEEEELTGVLAGRGWGATVTVANDTFALLRAGVADDGEPTGVSVVCGAGINCAGIGHGGRVARFPAIGRISGDWGGGGYLSEEALWWAARAEDGRGEPTELARALPAHFGLTTMYELIEALHLGRLEAARRYELTPVLFAVADSGDGIARAIVERQAEEVVTMAAVALARLDLLGEETPVVLGGGVIAARHPLLDGRIRELLAERAPKAEPRVVTAPPVLGAALLGLDRTGAPEPAYARLRAHYAPSDDAESGTERPSEA
- a CDS encoding glutamate ABC transporter substrate-binding protein, with the translated sequence MRSVRSAAAVTVCALGVATAIAVPAVMDGDGSGGDGRDGARSPHTMRAGAEAAADSCRDPEASLRPSSASGPAIKRIKNREVNGHKLNKLIAGVDQNSYRWGYRDPATGDLTGFDIDLVRAIAEDIFGDPDAVIFRTIPTSQRIKALQQGKVDVVVRTMTINCDRIKDVAFSTAYFQAGQQVLVADDSPITGYNKTLRGKKVCTAQGSTAEAELDKPDTGAEHLGAIKVKPVPNQLDCLVRLQLGQVDAVITDNALAAGQAAQDPSVKLVGSRFTDEFYGVAMNKNDDDLVRRVNKVLENYRQGGAWMRAYQKWLAKDFSTAQGNPAPPAPQYKD